A DNA window from Impatiens glandulifera chromosome 7, dImpGla2.1, whole genome shotgun sequence contains the following coding sequences:
- the LOC124909680 gene encoding uncharacterized protein LOC124909680: MEDREKVQDFSSRVSTIVNQIKSSGDEIKDKKVVEKVLRNLPQKFDHVVAAIEESKDLSKMTIYELTGSLLAHEQRIDHFFTPSTDQAFKSNQVPEAFQEVITTNLVRKMRRHLVGKAKHHNNEKSKSQWYLDSGASNHMTNNKDIFVELNSDITSTVVLEDGSYQDAKRKGTIGVTTLGGNKKPFTDILYVPNISYNLLSIGQLIKKDFSVYFDYERCKIFDKMKNVVVETVEMKDKTFSLTFPLKSDCALKMENEDLSKLWHLRHGHLNQRGLYLLKQKNMVVVLPSIQVINDKTGVLSLGFVFLGRGPKPSVAPIGLG, encoded by the exons aTGGAGGATCGAGAAAAGGTACAAGATTTTTCTTCTCGTGTTTCCACTattgtcaatcaaataaaaagcagcggagatgaaatcaaagataaAAAGGTTGTTGAAAAGGTTCTTCGAAACCTTCCTCAAAAGTTCGATCATGTTGTTGCTGCGATTGAAGAATCGAAAGATTTATCCAAGATGACAATATATGAGTTGACTGGATCTCTTCTAGCACATGAGCAAAGAATTGATCACTTTTTTACTCCATCAACTGATCAAGCCTTCAAATCCAATCAAGTACCAGAAGCGTTTCAAGAAGTCATCACAACAAATTTGGTAAGAAAAATGAGAAGACATTTGGTTGGAAAGGCAAAGCACCACAACAATG AGAAGTCAAAAAGTcaatggtatcttgatagcggtgCTAGCAACCATATGACAAACAATAAAGATATATTTGTGGAGCTCAACTCGGACATTACTTCAACCGTTGTTCTTGAAGATGGTTCTTATCAAGATGCGAAAAGAAAAGGAACCATTGGTGTTACAACTTTGGGAGGTAACAAAAAGCCTTTCACGGATATTCTATATGTccctaatatttcatataatcttCTTAGTATTGGACAACTTATTAAGAAGGACTTCTCGGTATATTTTGATTATGAAAGAtgcaaaatatttgacaaaatgaAGAATGTGGTTGTGGAAACTGTCGAAATGAAAGATAAGACCTTTTCTCTCACATTTCCATTGAAAAGTGACTGTGCATTAAAAATGGAAAATGAAGATTTGTCTAAACTTTGGCATCTTCGACATGGTCATCTAAATCAACGGGGACTTTATTTGCTAAAACAGAAAAATATGGTGGTTGTACTTCCTTCTATTCAAGTGATAAATGATAAGACCGGGGTCCTAAGCCTTGGGTTCGTTTTTCTCGGTCGGGGTCCAAAACCCTCGGTCGCACCCATTGGTCTAGGCTAA
- the LOC124944657 gene encoding sodium/hydrogen exchanger 1-like, whose translation MAVPMEWLLEKSESVVMSDHASVVSINLFIALLCACIVLGHLLEETRWINESITALIIGLFTGFIILMTSGGRSSRILVFSEDLFFIYVLPPIIFNAGFQVKKKQFFRNFITIMMFGAIGTIISCAVISLGTTQLFRIMDIGSLDVGDYLAIGAIFSATDSVCTLQVLHQDETPLLYSLVFGEGVVNDATSIVLFNALQSFDLTNLDPTLVLHFIGSFLYLFFLSTLLGVMTGLLSAYIIRKLYIGRHSTDREVALLILMAYLSYMMAELFYLSGILTVFFCGIVMSHYTWHNVTESSRITTKHTFATLSFLAETFIFLYVGMDALDIEKWRIVRDTPEKSFALSSILIILILIGRAAFVFPLSFLSNLVKKSPNERINLQQQIVIWWAGLMRGAVSIALAYNKFTRSGHTHLQANAILITSTISVVLFSTVVFGLLTKPLIRYMLNPNDMGHIDAISDPNTPKSSVSVPLLQGQESRDVEFDIGIITLTRPSSLRMFLTTPTHMVHRVWRQFDDSFMRPVFGGRGFVPYEPGSPTEINPTTSSSAIH comes from the exons ATGGCTGTCCCTATGGAATGGTTACTAGAGAAATCGGAATCTGTAGTGATGTCTGATCATGCTTCTGTTGTGTCCATAAACCTTTTCATTGCCCTCCTTTGTGCTTGTATCGTGCTTGGTCACTTGTTGGAGGAGACCCGGTGGATCAATGAATCAATCACTGCTCTTATCATT GGTCTGTTCACAGGCTTCATTATCTTAATGACAAGTGGAGGGAGAAGTTCGCGTATTCTAGTGTTCAGTGAAGATCTTTTCTTCATATATGTTCTTCCACCTATCATATTCAATGCTGG GTTTCAGGTTAAAAAGAAGCAATTTTTCCGTAACTTCATTACAATTATGATGTTTGGTGCTATTGGTACAATTATCAGTTGTGCTGTTATTTCATTAG GTACCACTCAACTCTTTAGAATAATGGATATTGGATCATTGGATGTTGGAGACTATTTAG CAATTGGTGCTATATTCTCTGCAACAGATTCTGTTTGCACATTACAG GTGCTTCATCAAGATGAGACACCCCTACTCTACAGTTTGGTATTTGGGGAAGGTGTAGTCAACGATGCAACATCAATTGTCCTTTTCAATGCGCTTCAAAGTTTTGATCTTACAAATCTTGATCCCACACTCGTTTTACATTTCATTGGAAGTTTCCTCTACTTGTTCTTTTTAAGCACTTTGCTGGGAGTCATG ACTGGCTTGCTTAGTGCTTATATTATCAGAAAGCTTTACATTGGCAG GCACTCAACCGATCGTGAAGTTGCGCTTCTGATTCTTATGGCTTATCTTTCATATATGATGGCAGAG CTCTTCTATTTGAGTGGCATTCTGACTGTATTTTTCTGTGGAATCGTGATGTCCCACTACACTTGGCATAACGTGACAGAGAGCTCAAGAATAACTACCAA GCATACTTTTGCGACATTATCTTTTCTAGCAGAAACATTTATATTTCTCTATGTTGGTATGGATGCCTTGGACATAGAGAAGTGGAGAATTGTTAGAGATAC GCCAGAAAAATCATTTGCCCTTAGCTCGATATTGATAATCCTAATCTTGATTGGAAGAGCAGCTTTCGTGTTTCCCTTATCGTTCTTGTCAAATTTAGTCAAGAAATCTCCAAATGAAAGGATCAACTTACAGCAGCAG ATAGTGATATGGTGGGCGGGTCTTATGAGAGGTGCAGTGTCCATTGCACTTGCTTACAATAAG TTCACGCGATCAGGGCATACACATCTGCAAGCAAATGCGATTTTAATAACAAGCACGATTTCAGTTGTTCTCTTCAGCACAGTA GTGTTTGGTTTGCTGACGAAACCTCTTATAAGGTATATGCTAAATCCGAATGATATGGGACACATTGATGCAATATCAGATCCAAACACCCCAAAGTCATCAGTTTCGGTTCCACTACTTCAAGGTCAGGAGAGTAGAGATGTGGAGTTTGATATTGGAATAATTACTTTAACACGTCCTAGCAGCCTGCGCATGTTCTTGACCACTCCAACCCATATGGTCCATCGCGTTTGGCGTCAATTTGATGACTCTTTTATGCGACCTGTCTTTGGTGGCCGTGGATTCGTTCCATATGAACCAGGTTCACCAACCGAAATTAATCCGACCACTTCATCATCAGCCATCCATTAA